Proteins encoded within one genomic window of Rubripirellula tenax:
- a CDS encoding hydroxypyruvate isomerase family protein, whose protein sequence is MQRRDMIKTIAAGTALLSTPALAQEAAATRATKFKLAYAPHPGMFKVLAGNDVIDQIKFCADQGFTALEYNGLLTETPEMQTKIGETLAKLNMHMGVFVAYANFDKPTFTRPDDASTAEIMKAMNDAVEVAKRVGATWFTVVPGSIDQQHVDDKWNKYGKALLAEGYQTANVIDMLRRCVDVIDKHDLVMVLEPLNPYANHGGTFLQRSDQAFAICRAVDSPSCKILFDIYHQQITEGNLIPNIDACWSEIAYFQSGDNPGRKEPYTGEINYQNVFAHIHSKGYTGVIGMEHGNSQNGVEGEKAVIAAYRKSDDF, encoded by the coding sequence ATGCAACGCCGCGACATGATCAAAACGATCGCCGCAGGAACCGCTTTGTTGTCCACGCCGGCGCTCGCCCAAGAAGCTGCCGCCACCCGAGCAACGAAGTTCAAGCTCGCCTACGCGCCACACCCCGGGATGTTCAAGGTCCTGGCCGGTAACGATGTGATCGACCAAATCAAGTTCTGTGCCGACCAAGGATTCACGGCGCTCGAATACAACGGCCTGCTAACCGAAACGCCCGAAATGCAAACCAAGATTGGCGAGACGCTGGCCAAATTGAACATGCATATGGGTGTCTTCGTTGCCTACGCGAACTTTGACAAGCCAACGTTTACTCGACCTGATGACGCATCGACCGCCGAAATCATGAAGGCGATGAACGACGCCGTCGAAGTCGCCAAGCGAGTCGGCGCAACGTGGTTCACCGTCGTGCCCGGCAGCATCGATCAACAACACGTCGATGACAAGTGGAATAAATACGGCAAGGCGCTACTTGCCGAAGGCTACCAAACGGCCAACGTGATCGACATGCTGCGGCGATGTGTCGACGTGATCGACAAACACGACTTGGTGATGGTGCTAGAGCCGCTCAATCCATACGCCAATCACGGCGGAACATTCCTGCAACGCAGCGATCAGGCGTTTGCAATCTGTCGGGCCGTCGATAGCCCGTCCTGTAAGATTCTGTTTGACATCTATCATCAACAGATCACCGAAGGCAACTTGATCCCCAACATCGACGCGTGTTGGTCCGAGATCGCGTATTTCCAATCGGGCGACAACCCGGGACGAAAAGAACCCTACACGGGCGAGATCAACTACCAAAATGTCTTCGCTCACATTCACTCCAAGGGATACACCGGCGTGATCGGGATGGAGCACGGCAATAGCCAGAACGGCGTCGAAGGCGAGAAGGCCGTCATCGCGGCCTATCGCAAATCCGATGACTTTTAA
- a CDS encoding DUF1501 domain-containing protein, whose product MLNLTSRGSSHTCNGTRRRDFLQIGALGAIGLGLPEFLAAAERGVVDPSKDKRSCIMIFNLGAPSQLDTFDMKPNAPAEIRGPFKPISTKGDFQVSEILPGHAEVADKFSIVRSCYHTAAAVHDAGWQMMQTGRQFNGGVNYPHAGAVLQYIRGRRSDLPAHVVLPETMGRGGGNLPNGQAGGFLGKAYDPFSLMADPSVENFKVPDLLPPKTLGDVRIDRRRRMRAAIESRMAELEATESAKMLDKNFEAAYRLMNSPQAREAFDLTKEPTAVRERYGLNRFGQSCLLSRRLIEAGVRFVTINTFLTVFGEITWDIHGSKPFTTIDGMKNIVAPMYDQAYSALIADLDQRGLLGDTLVCGLAEFGRTPKVNPAGGRDHWPQCFSCTFAGGGVQGGRAIGASDPIGAVPADRPTNPGEIIATIFKSLGLDLHAEMPGPGGRPFPLVDFGVREIKELFA is encoded by the coding sequence ATGCTGAATTTGACGTCCCGCGGTTCATCGCACACCTGCAACGGCACTCGTCGTCGCGATTTTCTGCAGATCGGTGCTCTTGGGGCGATCGGGCTGGGGCTGCCCGAATTCCTGGCCGCGGCCGAACGAGGCGTTGTTGATCCGTCCAAGGACAAACGGTCCTGCATCATGATCTTCAATCTGGGCGCGCCCAGCCAATTGGACACGTTCGACATGAAGCCGAATGCGCCGGCGGAAATCCGCGGCCCGTTCAAACCGATTTCGACCAAGGGAGATTTCCAAGTCAGCGAAATCCTGCCCGGTCACGCCGAGGTTGCGGACAAGTTTTCGATCGTCCGTTCGTGCTATCACACCGCCGCGGCCGTCCACGACGCGGGATGGCAGATGATGCAAACGGGCCGGCAATTCAATGGCGGCGTCAACTATCCGCATGCCGGCGCGGTGCTGCAATACATTCGAGGCCGGCGCAGCGACTTGCCCGCCCACGTGGTGCTGCCCGAAACGATGGGGCGAGGTGGAGGGAATCTTCCCAACGGACAAGCGGGCGGTTTTCTGGGCAAGGCGTATGACCCGTTCTCTTTGATGGCCGACCCGAGCGTCGAAAACTTCAAGGTTCCCGACCTGCTGCCGCCGAAGACGTTGGGTGATGTACGGATCGATCGACGGCGTCGAATGCGGGCGGCGATCGAGAGTCGCATGGCCGAACTGGAAGCGACTGAGTCGGCCAAGATGTTGGACAAGAACTTCGAAGCCGCCTACCGATTGATGAACAGCCCGCAAGCTCGCGAGGCTTTTGATTTGACGAAAGAACCTACCGCCGTTCGCGAACGCTACGGCTTGAATCGGTTCGGCCAGAGTTGTTTGTTGTCACGACGTTTGATCGAAGCGGGCGTTCGGTTTGTCACGATCAACACGTTCTTGACGGTGTTCGGCGAAATCACCTGGGACATCCACGGCAGCAAACCGTTCACGACCATCGACGGCATGAAGAACATCGTCGCGCCGATGTACGACCAAGCCTATTCGGCATTGATCGCGGACTTGGATCAACGTGGATTGCTGGGCGATACGTTGGTGTGCGGATTGGCCGAGTTCGGACGGACACCAAAGGTGAATCCGGCGGGCGGGCGAGACCACTGGCCCCAGTGTTTCAGTTGCACGTTTGCCGGCGGCGGTGTTCAAGGCGGTCGCGCAATCGGTGCAAGCGATCCGATCGGCGCCGTGCCGGCAGATCGACCAACGAACCCGGGCGAGATCATCGCCACGATCTTCAAGAGTCTGGGCTTGGACCTGCACGCCGAGATGCCGGGCCCCGGCGGACGCCCGTTCCCGTTGGTGGATTTCGGTGTTCGCGAAATCAAAGAACTGTTCGCCTAA
- a CDS encoding AraC family transcriptional regulator: MDTEKLQLRANFFASLDDPATLMRLLDFLPNVYAYAKNSNGQFVAGNRSWLKMRGFTSVDEVTGKTDRELHPLYWALQYQEEDRRVIDSGCELAEQVWLVPSGDGKLSTFISTKIPLRDKSGAVIGIAGVMYSTDNNDASTGQPDPIGRATTLIARRYGGPLSVAEIAKAVGLSSSQLNRRFRTKFQIPPSEYLQRVRIHQASRLLTETDAPISEVALDTGFFDQAHLTRTFRRWMGMTPTEFRRSVK, encoded by the coding sequence ATGGATACCGAGAAGCTTCAGTTGCGAGCGAATTTCTTTGCCTCTTTGGACGACCCAGCCACGTTGATGCGGCTACTCGACTTTTTGCCCAACGTTTACGCCTACGCCAAGAATTCCAACGGCCAATTCGTCGCCGGCAACCGGTCCTGGCTGAAAATGCGTGGTTTCACGTCAGTCGACGAAGTGACGGGCAAGACCGACCGAGAACTGCACCCGCTGTACTGGGCACTGCAGTACCAGGAAGAGGATCGCCGCGTCATCGATTCGGGATGCGAATTGGCCGAACAAGTCTGGCTGGTGCCGTCAGGCGACGGAAAGTTGAGCACCTTCATCAGCACAAAGATCCCGCTGCGTGACAAATCCGGCGCCGTCATTGGCATCGCCGGAGTCATGTATTCGACCGACAACAACGACGCCAGCACCGGCCAACCGGATCCGATCGGCAGAGCGACCACGCTGATAGCGCGGCGGTACGGGGGCCCGCTGAGCGTTGCCGAGATCGCCAAGGCGGTCGGATTGTCATCAAGCCAATTGAACCGCCGCTTCCGAACCAAGTTTCAGATTCCCCCGTCGGAGTATCTGCAGCGTGTTCGCATCCACCAAGCCAGTCGCTTGCTGACCGAAACCGACGCACCGATCAGCGAAGTCGCGTTGGATACGGGCTTTTTCGACCAAGCTCATCTGACGCGAACGTTTCGTCGTTGGATGGGGATGACGCCGACCGAGTTTCGCCGATCGGTAAAGTGA